The proteins below are encoded in one region of Planctomycetia bacterium:
- the rnhA gene encoding ribonuclease HI — protein MPDLPQVQLFADGACSGNPGPGGWAFVLRHPASGKEIERSGGVLETTNNRMELTAVIEGLGALNQPSDVELIVDSQYVGKGLSEWLAKWKANGWRRREGSKWAEVKNEELWRKLDELRAKHNIRFTHVRGHSGHAENERCDELAVAAYQKFLRPRNV, from the coding sequence ATGCCCGACCTCCCCCAAGTGCAACTCTTCGCCGACGGCGCGTGCAGCGGCAATCCCGGCCCTGGCGGCTGGGCCTTCGTCCTTCGTCATCCGGCCTCCGGCAAAGAAATCGAGCGCTCCGGCGGCGTCCTCGAAACGACCAACAATCGCATGGAGCTCACCGCCGTGATCGAAGGGCTCGGGGCGCTCAACCAACCCTCCGACGTGGAACTGATCGTCGACAGCCAGTATGTCGGCAAGGGACTCAGCGAGTGGCTCGCCAAGTGGAAGGCCAACGGCTGGCGACGCCGCGAAGGGTCGAAGTGGGCCGAAGTCAAGAACGAAGAGCTCTGGCGCAAACTCGACGAACTCCGCGCCAAACACAACATCCGCTTCACCCACGTTCGCGGCCACAGCGGACATGCGGAAAACGAGCGCTGCGACGAGCTCGCGGTCGCGGCATACCAGAAGTTTCTGCGGCCGAGAAATGTTTGA
- a CDS encoding ATP-binding protein, translating to MSYRSLKRIVGETSLERKCRFLFGACLFLLISGSFLAYSRQTELLVERQNRSTGKFLAKSFVTNRHWSVYQQKDESAPGGDDFGLSVKALQDEMRGNDYVATFLRHNITENEFTSKPVDDKEWDVLTDKFPIHRPDFVATDELGEPEAFSAVSPDGSKYQYFQPVRASSERCVICHTLVRPPYWTEQMTEAEASVAGAKLQIGDALGLVKLEFPRAQAERDLQRNRATLASLAVVTVFLAMIASWAIVKYVIVKPLNHLRDVSDAISRGNMEMRADIQTADEFEELGIAFNRMLRHLMAVQQELREVNADLDGKVDQLAQANMRLFEANRLKGDFLATMSHELRTPLNSIIGFSDVLASIRTLDEKQRRYVLNIQKSGKVLLEMINEVLDLAKIESGKMNVRPASFRIEHVLHAQCDMARPLTEKKNIDLDLHIQPELPELYQDQAKIQQIFNNLLSNAIKFTPEGGRITASAAQEGNELVMMVADTGVGIAPEDQATVFEKFRQGSSASPTGDAMTREHSGTGLGLSIVKELCRLLGGEVELESELGKGSTFTVRVPYQLNDVSNLQGTLIEAANDLARATTRLEQEHPAATLAAGANL from the coding sequence ATGTCATACCGCTCGCTCAAACGCATCGTCGGCGAAACCAGCCTGGAGCGGAAATGCCGCTTCTTGTTCGGTGCGTGCCTGTTTTTGCTAATTTCCGGCAGCTTTCTGGCCTATTCGCGGCAGACCGAGTTGCTCGTCGAACGGCAGAATCGCAGCACGGGCAAGTTCCTCGCCAAATCCTTCGTCACAAATCGGCATTGGTCGGTTTATCAGCAAAAAGACGAGAGTGCGCCAGGTGGGGATGATTTCGGCCTTTCGGTCAAGGCGTTGCAAGACGAGATGCGCGGCAACGACTATGTCGCCACATTTCTGCGTCACAACATCACCGAGAACGAATTCACCAGCAAACCCGTCGACGACAAAGAATGGGACGTCTTGACTGACAAGTTTCCGATCCATCGACCAGACTTTGTTGCGACCGACGAGTTGGGCGAGCCGGAAGCTTTTTCCGCGGTTTCGCCGGACGGCTCCAAGTATCAATACTTTCAGCCCGTTCGAGCATCGTCGGAACGGTGCGTCATTTGCCACACCTTGGTGAGGCCGCCCTACTGGACGGAGCAGATGACCGAAGCCGAGGCCTCCGTAGCCGGTGCGAAACTGCAAATCGGCGACGCGCTCGGATTGGTGAAGCTGGAATTCCCGCGCGCCCAGGCGGAACGCGATCTGCAGCGCAATCGCGCCACGTTGGCGTCGCTCGCCGTGGTCACCGTGTTTCTGGCGATGATTGCCTCTTGGGCGATCGTGAAATATGTGATCGTGAAACCGCTCAATCACTTGCGCGACGTCAGCGACGCGATCAGCCGCGGCAACATGGAGATGCGCGCCGATATTCAAACCGCCGACGAATTTGAAGAGCTGGGCATCGCGTTCAATCGCATGTTGCGCCACCTCATGGCGGTGCAGCAGGAACTGCGCGAAGTGAACGCCGATCTCGACGGCAAGGTCGATCAACTCGCCCAGGCGAATATGCGGCTGTTCGAGGCCAACCGCTTGAAGGGGGACTTCCTGGCCACGATGAGCCACGAGCTGCGCACGCCGCTCAACAGCATCATCGGGTTCAGTGACGTGCTGGCGTCCATTCGCACGCTGGACGAAAAGCAGCGCCGCTACGTGCTGAACATCCAAAAATCCGGCAAGGTGCTGCTGGAGATGATCAACGAGGTGCTCGATCTGGCCAAGATCGAGAGCGGCAAGATGAACGTCCGCCCGGCGAGTTTCCGCATCGAGCACGTGCTGCACGCGCAATGCGACATGGCCCGGCCGCTCACCGAAAAGAAGAACATCGATCTCGACCTGCACATCCAGCCGGAGCTGCCGGAACTGTATCAAGATCAGGCGAAGATCCAGCAGATCTTCAACAACCTGCTGTCGAACGCCATTAAGTTCACGCCGGAGGGAGGGCGCATCACGGCTTCCGCCGCGCAGGAAGGGAACGAACTGGTCATGATGGTAGCCGATACCGGCGTCGGCATCGCGCCGGAGGATCAGGCGACGGTCTTCGAAAAGTTCCGCCAAGGCAGTTCCGCGTCCCCCACCGGCGACGCCATGACCCGCGAACATTCCGGCACCGGGCTGGGGCTCTCAATCGTCAAGGAGCTTTGCCGACTTCTGGGCGGTGAAGTCGAACTCGAAAGCGAGCTCGGCAAGGGCAGCACGTTCACGGTCCGCGTTCCTTACCAACTCAACGATGTCTCCAACCTCCAAGGCACGCTCATCGAAGCCGCCAACGACCTTGCCCGCGCGACGACGCGCCTCGAACAAGAACACCCCGCCGCCACGCTCGCCGCCGGCGCTAACCTATGA
- a CDS encoding iron-containing alcohol dehydrogenase, with the protein MRSTWTFHSAGEIVFGPGSANQLGDRAARAGLRRVLIVTDPPLAAAGILEQARLPLEAAGLAVEVFDGGEPEPNFAVVDRCVSAARRFRPDALLGLGGGSNMDLAKITAVVLAHGGAPRDYVGDDRICGPVAAIICVPTTAGTGSEVSASCVLTDEEAHLKVGILSNYLRPRLAIVDPLLTMGCPRRVTADAGIDALTHAIEAYTAVDNEFFPLPPGERTVYQGKHPLGDCIAEKAIALAGEHLVRAVEEPDNLTARTGMALAATLGGLAFSNVGVALVHAMEYPIGGAVHCSHGQGNGLLLPYVMRFNLPARKAAFARVAKLLGRQVQGIEIEVAAEEAVTAVEQTRERIGIPRRLRELGVTEEQLPDFADKAFAVKRILRVNPRMPSRDEILEIYRAAW; encoded by the coding sequence ATGAGGTCGACCTGGACCTTTCATTCCGCCGGAGAAATCGTCTTCGGACCCGGCTCCGCGAACCAATTGGGGGACCGCGCCGCCAGGGCAGGCCTGCGGCGCGTGCTGATCGTGACCGATCCGCCGTTGGCGGCCGCAGGCATCTTGGAACAGGCGAGGTTGCCCCTCGAAGCCGCGGGATTGGCCGTGGAAGTCTTTGACGGCGGCGAACCAGAGCCGAATTTTGCCGTGGTGGACCGCTGCGTATCGGCCGCTCGACGATTTCGCCCGGACGCCTTGCTGGGCCTCGGCGGCGGCAGCAACATGGACCTGGCGAAGATCACGGCCGTCGTCCTGGCGCATGGCGGAGCACCGCGCGACTACGTCGGCGACGATCGCATTTGCGGCCCCGTGGCGGCGATCATCTGTGTGCCGACGACGGCCGGCACTGGCAGCGAGGTCTCGGCGTCGTGCGTATTGACCGACGAGGAAGCGCACCTCAAAGTCGGCATCTTGAGTAACTATTTGCGGCCGCGGCTGGCGATCGTCGACCCGTTGTTGACGATGGGTTGTCCGAGACGCGTGACGGCCGACGCCGGCATCGACGCGCTGACGCATGCGATTGAGGCATACACCGCGGTGGACAACGAATTCTTTCCCTTGCCGCCGGGCGAGCGCACCGTCTATCAAGGGAAACATCCGTTAGGCGATTGCATTGCGGAGAAAGCGATCGCACTGGCGGGCGAACACCTGGTGCGGGCGGTGGAAGAGCCGGACAACTTGACGGCGCGGACCGGCATGGCACTCGCGGCGACGCTGGGCGGCCTGGCGTTTTCGAACGTCGGCGTCGCGCTGGTCCACGCGATGGAGTATCCGATCGGCGGCGCGGTGCATTGCTCGCACGGCCAGGGAAACGGTTTGTTGCTGCCTTACGTGATGCGGTTCAACTTGCCGGCACGGAAGGCTGCGTTCGCGCGCGTGGCGAAGTTGCTTGGCCGCCAAGTGCAGGGCATCGAAATTGAAGTGGCCGCCGAGGAAGCGGTCACCGCCGTGGAGCAAACGCGCGAGCGAATCGGCATTCCGCGCCGTTTACGCGAGTTGGGCGTGACCGAAGAGCAGTTGCCGGATTTCGCCGACAAGGCGTTCGCGGTAAAGCGCATTCTGAGGGTGAATCCGCGGATGCCGTCGCGCGACGAGATTCTGGAAATCTATCGCGCGGCCTGGTAA